Within the Silurus meridionalis isolate SWU-2019-XX chromosome 2, ASM1480568v1, whole genome shotgun sequence genome, the region tttctCCATTAGCATCGTCACATGCCTTTACATGTCAAGAAAATAATCAGAATACTTATTTATTACCATTTTctcaatgcatttttatatagatataaacaTGATGTATATTAAATACACCAAATGACTAATAggagttatttaaaaaatgtatggaaatacgatatatattaatatgaacaTATATTAATTAAAGACGAATTGACTGGAAATTAAAACGTTAAAATTAATAGGTTTCACATGGACACTAGAACATAATGGACGCCTTCGGTCTAAATAACAGTGCAATCAATATTCCTTTATATCGATACTGTACCCAAAGGCTTCGTTAGTTTGTCTGTTTATTGCTATAATCAGTTGCTTATCAGCTTATTGTCAACCTttcaacacacactctcaggcAGGATTCAggattgtgtgtaaaaaaacatccaattaaatataatacagcaagaggacaccagacttttggtttttggttcttcttcaaacaaGTTTACCAAatagttggaggtacacaaatGTATCGGTCGTCTTTGGATACagttgcattacattttcccttcacttgaaaaaggagacccaaacctgttccagcatgacaatgcttctgtgcacaaagacagctccatgaagatctgctttacatgggatgcaaatgtgtggaagatctcctgctataaagctccaaaCTTACTGAaaacctctgggatgaatgtgaacgctgaacgcaccccaggaaccttctcaccttctcaccttcttaccttctcacctacatcactacctgatttcactcacacacttagtGGAGAATGAATCTCCACTGAGAGGAatatcttcccaaaagagtggagaatgggatgttcaaaaataagCACACACCCTGTTtctcaggtgcccacaaacctttgtttatatagtgtatttatagtgaaataaataaGAGTTCTACCTGCATGAATATTAAACTAGATCTTATTCCTACAAGGAATACAATGTCCGACAGTCAGAGGAAATTCTCAGGTTCGTGAGAATTCGTGGAACATCTGTCTCGCTGGGCTTCATGTAGAATCCAGTATTTTCATGGTGAATAAAAGGCACTGTTGAAGTCTGAATAGATGTGGTTATCAGGGTTATTGATTTCCTCGAGGTCGCTAAGTGTCAGCGCGTCCACGTCTTCATCTGAGGTAGAGGGACGAGTCAGAATAATTCGAGGTATCTGGAGATAATAATTTGGGAGGAGACGCAGGTgtagattctttttttaaatcaagcgAGTGTCAGGATTATGGCCCTGGAATACAATTTCTATCAGCCACTTCACCCTGATATGACTGTCACGTGTCAATCATCACTCACGCATCACTTCCTTTCACCGTGATGAGCACTTGGGTGGAGTTTTCACAGCGTGTTGTCTCACGTTTGTTGTTCCATGCTTCTATATTCCGTGCTCGCATCTGCTCCTGGCTCTTTACAGCATGAGCAAACAATGAGAAACACGGAGCAATAAATATGAGACGTGGTGAGGATTTATGCAAGTGCTAATCAAGGTGGCGTGGTAGAGCCGTGATCGGTTTAGTCATGTGACCAGGTCATGTGATGATATAATGGAGATCGTAGTGCAGCAGAGGTGGtaaaagtccacacatccttcagTAGAAGTGCACATACTAAGgttttaaaagattctggtaaaagttgaagttctgactgcacttttttcactcaagttaaagtaaagagatGTTCgagatgttcttcagtaaaaagtagtgattatttctacctgttttagtgtcacgctggaaactgCCCcttatcatattaatataaaaataattttaaatgttgttctctaatgaatgtattcaggctgaagatcaccatatagaacacaagcagagaaaagataatgatgatcaggtgatcaggaacgtctctgttctcagtcatgttctcatcactgactccctctgtctcatctacGTTAACCCGAGAcgtcttactgccttctgcctgctcattctgagcttcagaaactagtctacgtctgtgctGTAAAAGAGACGGGAAATGATACAGCAGTGGATTGAAGAAGTGACAGGAAGcaggttgatgtgctgaaaactgCGAAATAtcgatcatgtcaccaaatagattcaaactaaagcctggtttgaaaatggaagaagtaaaaagtacagatatttgtgtccAAAATTTTACGACGGGGAAGTAAAAAgccgaaaaataaatattgaagtaaaatactgatacggGAAAAATCGTCTTAATTACAGTACTGAAGTATTTGTTCCACTGCTGTAGTCCAGGGCCATAATCTTCACACTGAGCAATGATACATAGATGTAGATTTAAAGCAGTTTCATTAAGAGTAAACTCCTGagcaacaaacacaacacaggcAAAATAGGACACTTTTAATGTGCATTGTTTAGAATGAGTTttagaaaaaatttaaaaaaagaaagaaaaaagaaagaagctttatACTTTACAGTATGAATGTGAAATACTTTCTTTGCATTTCTCAGCGATGTGAGAAGTTGAGATCAAAGCGCAGGTTCAGCCATTAAACAGTGCATTCCCCTGGCGCATTAAGGGTTAAGAGccgtgctcaggggccccaggagtggcagcttggcaataccagggcttgaacccacaaccatCTGATGagtaactcagagccttaacTACTGCGCTACCACCTCTCCCATACTCACTATAACATACTGTCGCTTCTGCTATTTGTTTGATGTTTAAGtgaaatgtattgaattatttttatcaaACGTTTTAATTATCAGGATTTTACCTTCTTTTGTGCAAGAAGGCAGAATAAAGtgagtgtttacatttttgtggcAAAAGTAAGCAGCAGAAATTTGCGTCGTCGCGTCTCATAGGGTGTGTTTAGTTCTTGTTTATTctctgaccaatgatttgttgttgCATCCAATTTtttgaatattaatatttaattacagatTAAAGAAGCTTCTGTGCCGCATGAACCTCTTGTGGAACCCATGTAGATCTGTGTGTAGGCCATGAATTTCATTCTAAACATGTAGCGAAAAGCTCGAAGATGCAAACGCAGATATTTGCTTACCGTCGTGCCGTGAGTCCCAACCtgcagactgtttttttttaaacgtgtcACTTCCTGCTGTTCTGTCCTGTTCAAGGTCACTCTAATGACAAAACAAGAGAAGGATTttatttaaggaaaataataaatcacgCGTATACATTTAAGGGGAAAGTGACAAAGGGGTGACAAATGGTGTGAAGGATCTTGTTGTATAGATTTGCACACACCAGTCCTTTGCCATTGCAGACCACAGCTTCGATCCTGTTAGCTAACGAGCTGCAGTTAATTGCGTTCTCCTTGTAACCAATCAGAAGCCCTGCGTTTGAGTCTTCAGGCTCGTGGGACACTCGATTCTCTGCTGGTTCGAGTCTCTGTCTGAGTATTTTCATCTCGATACAGCCGCCTGCCTGGTGCAGCGTGCTGACCGCCTCGTGATGGCTGACCCCCTGCATGTCCTGCCCGTTCACCTACAggcatgaaaataaaattagacaCAGATTGAGAGGTGAAGAAACCTCGCGAATGTGAAGCGAATCAGCAGGGGAAATCTGAAGGCACTGGAGCTGCGGCCAATATTGGAGCTGTGGACGAAACTCAGTAGAACCATATTCATTAAGTCTGGTTGCTGATAAAGTCTCCGAGGGCATTTACTAAGTGCTAATGACCTCCAATGGCCAGCAGAGAAATATCTCCATGGACTGCAATGTAACCCCTGTGCAATGAagctgtggggttttttttgttgtttgcttttttgtgGTTCTCTATAAAATGTTCTCACCTCTAGCACCCTGTCTCCAATGTGAACCCCTGCCTTCTCAGCTGGACCTCCTTTGCTTACTCTTGAAATGAAGATCCCCTTAGacagaaagaacaaaatcaGGGTTGGgttgcagttttatttatattcgtCACTATTTAAATCACAGCTGGAATGTctgattttattcttttttttttcccccacatatatttatataaatacaccaGTCTGTCGATTAGTGTTTTTCATTACCAGTACACTTTTCAAAAGGCACGACTCGTCTTAATATCGTcccgtttctatagcaacaacacaaagattatacacacaGTCTCTCTATAGGgactcattcattttttaaaataaaaataaaaagtgtgttaTTGCTGATAAGGAGATGTTTCCTGCAAGGAGACATAAGGAGCCTCGTTGTATTTAAGTCTCCTGTGTCAGTCAGAGCCAAAGCTACTGTTTTGCTTCCTGACATGGGAAATTGTTCAGGACAGAGCGTATTGCGGCTTGTCGAAGCTGTCGAAAAAGATGCGATGGATTTTTTTTCGGTCTTATATAAATCAGGagagaaacgaaaaaaaaaagctgagcaGAGAACAAAGAGTTTCCATCTGTTATAATTTGTACAAGTAAGAAGCTGAAATGAAGCTGGACAAGAATTAAATTGTACGACgtaataaagaaagaatagtTTGTCCATGACATGCGCTCGTGCATCCTATGGACTTTAATTACGTTTTCTTGATGgatttttgaatttgtttgctAAGTGATCTTTGGAAATAGGGATTTGTAAAAGAATGGGAAATGTGTCTGTCTAAATTTATTCGGGTTTCTTCTGGATTTTCTTGTTTGATAAATCTTCACCTTCCAAAAACATGCATATACACCgttttgccaaaagtttgtggacacctggttcaatctactgggaagatgtttcactacattttggaatgtgcttgtggacatttgtgttcatcagccacaagtgtgtgagtaaagtcaggtagtgatgcaggtgagaaggtgaggagacctggggtgcagtcagcgttcacattcatcccaaatgtataggatgagatcagagccctgtagcaggccattcaagatcttcctctccaaaccatgtaaattagatcttcatgaagttcactttgtgcacaggggcattaccatgctggaacaggtttggatcttcaactttaagtgaacacaaaatgttttatactgcatccaaagacatcctgtagaGTTGTGTGCCTAcagctttgtggaaacagtttggagaagaaccttaaatggcaggaaaggtcaggtgtcccaatacttttgtccatatagtgtaagttGATTGCTTATGCTAAGTTCCAGTTTATTGAATATAAGTGTGTAGATATGTATAGGCAGTGATCTGAGGTGGTTCATTGGTTAAGGCCCTGGATTACTGATCATCAGGGTCGTCAGTCTAAAAATTCCCAATCCCGGGAATATTCCAGTTTAGATATCAAACAATATCACAATGTGGTTTTATTGTGGGAAGTGAATCATCACCAGGTTAATACTAATGTGTTCATGTGTTAGAAAGAGAAGTGAGAAAAATCACCTCATCGTTCTGGATGAAGGGCAGAGAGCCCCTGCCTCCAGCAATACTGATCCCTAAACCATCTCTCAGGCCACTTACTTTGATTAGGAGCTGACAGGAAGAGagtggaagagaaagagagagcagagTAAAAGAGAGCAAGCTGATATAAGGAAAAGCACACCAGCTCTGACATATATGACAAATGACATGCATTTCTGTGTTTGCAGCATACAAAGAATATGTGGGTTTGACAAATGATGCAACATCTCGTTCTTGATGCCTCACTCTTTACAGCCCTTGTGAGATGCCTGACTTGTGTGGATGAAAAAGCTCTGATACACCTGCCTCTGGATCAGGGTGCTCCTGGCCTCGTTCCCCTGGAGGACGAGCAGCCGGATAGTGTGCTCGGCATACCTGCAGCTTCTTGTTCCTACACGGTTGCCTCAACCTCTGTACAGTTCTTCCGGTCTCTGAGGAAAAAGTCtgagaaaaagtaaagaaagagacaTTAATAATGACTTTAGCGCAGTTTTATTAGTGAACTTTGGACATTGCAGTTCAGAGAATTCCAACGTTTAATGGGTTCTAAAGGAAGAACCAAAATCACACCTAATCAAGCAGCTGGATTTGTATTGGACATGTTGTGTCTAACACATGTGTCacttagattagattagattagattagatttatctTTGTCATTGCACATGTTACAGTACAAGTGTAGAAATACAGTGAGCATCTAACATCTAGTGTGAAATATGTACAGATGTGCAGGTTGGTAAGTAATGATtaatgtaatgaataaatcatgaatatttaatgaataattaatgaatatttaatgaaatcaataatatgaatataaataaacattacacgAATAGAGGATTATATACAATGAGTACAATGGTCATGGATAGTGCAATGAAGGAGATATTGCATACAGTGTTTATGAAAGGgttgtatacatacatacatacatgtcaaaagtaagtgcaccccttacatttcagcatctATTTTCGTATCTTCTCAATAGACAATACTACAGAAACGAAACTTGGGTATATTTTAGAGGAGTCGgtgtgcagtttgtacagcagcacagatttactgtcctctaaaaataacaacatacagacattattgtctgaataactgccaacaaaagtgagtagacCCTAAGTCATATCATCATGTTCAtgcaaatttgtgtatcttctATTAacgcagttaaaatttggtgctttgagtccaattctctcatactgaccactggatgttcaactgggaggatttgagaattagaattgtggCTCCGCATGAAGATGCAGaagctgtaagaagatcagtatcaccctgaaactgagtaacAGTACAGTGATCAGGGTCTTACAAAGGGtttcactcggaacagacctcacaagggtcatGATTGTTAAATAGAATATTGAAGCCTTTATTTTCAAAAGGATTAAGAATTCTAGGATTCTAAgaagaaataaagtaaatatttccAGATGTAAAGCTCTCAAATTATAAACCAGAACAACACGAGGCCatgaattataattattttttctttcttgttttctcgagCTCTTGACATAACGAGTTGTTTTCTGTGATGATGCTTCCTCTAGAACATGCTTTTTTTgcagaataaacagaaaaatgaagTCATAATcacgaggaaacaatgtttgcTTTGTCAagactctaaaaaaaaatgatgtcgcGATgacgagaaagaaaaaacaaatgtaacgCGTGGCCTATTAGGACTTCTGTAACTGAAAAGCCCTCAGGATAAATTCCACAACGTCgtcaacacacacaaataatacgAACTGAATGGAGCTTGTGAGATGCTGTGACCTCAGGATTGTGCTGCTGTATCTCTTCAGCGTCTTTCTCCGGGCTCGAGCTGTTCACCGGAAAGAGGCCGAGAGTGCCACGGAACTTCTCGCTCCCCAAAATCCAGCGAAGGCCAGGAAGACCCCAGACGTGGTTGGCATTACTCCCAAAATGCTTAGCGGCCTGGTGGCCCTACAGGTGACAACAGAGCACATCGTGGTGAGAAGTGAAGATCTTTTAACTGGCACACCGATTGATGATCTAGAGCTGGTTTCCACACATGCTGCCTTCACTCTTCTTTCAACTAGAACATGGCTGTGGGGAGTCGCATTTATTCGTATGTACACTATGGAATTTGGAAACTGGGGTGGTAAAAGGTGGAAAGAAACATGgccacacagacacatgcacatattACAACAAAGCTAAAACTTGGAGCTCTTAAGCCTGGCCAGTGAACCTACTGGCTTGTTTTTGGGAGGTTTGGAGCTGCTCGGAGAACCCAAAAGAATCCCTAAGCCGACACATATGACTCAAGTTCAGACTTAAACCCTGGGAGTATGAGAGGCAACTCTACTGCTACTGATCACCCATGCTGAAAAACTCAATCTACAGTTCTAACACTTGTTGGAAATGATAATTTTTCTCCATTGGCAGAAAGTGTGATTTGGTGAATTTTTTCAAAACCTGTATAAAAACGGGgcgaaaatatatttaaatccaCTTGGGaataaaattatatgtaaaaCTGGTGAACTAGTCCTAAACGCAATATTCAATTTTATGGTGAAATATTTCTCGCCGGCTCCGAGGGTCACTGTCTGTTTGAGAAATAATACATGTAGACCTCAGGTGTCTTCCCTCGGGCTGGAAGTGTAACATGCTCGTTTTgcatacaataaataaatttaatatcaAATTCAGGACTTTAAATTCTGTTGAAATATTAATGATCTCGCTTGGGTGGGCAAAGGTTTCACAAACATGAGCTAATATTTCATTGCTATGCTGCTCACCTTCCTAAACGTTGCTCAGTCTTGGGACTAAGAGATCACTTCCTGACTTTGGGGTTAATCGTTACACCTACTGGACAAAAATGGGAACTGCAACAAGTGCGAATTGAGGCCCATTGGGACTTGACTCCCGCTGCCCCATACTTAATAGAAGAGGAGCTGAGGTCAACAATCCGTCGGCTTGTCATCATGACATCCTTTTATAAACAAGGCACACATTATGGATATCTACTGACCACTGATTTGATTCTGCATGTTTATTAAACCCTGCTGTTCCTGGAACACTGTCCTTCATCCCCTTTATGGTGGCAGAGCTGtacctaggggcaatttagtGTAGCCAATCCACCTAACGGGATAAAACCTCAGAACATGTAGAAGAAGATTCGGAATCACATAGAGAGGCAGTAATCCACCTGAACTGATCGGGACCCCACCAGGGACCCTGGTGCTATGAGGCTGGAATATTAGCATGTTTATTATCCATCCAGTGACACATTTTGCTCACTTGCATTGTGAAATTGAATGCAATCTAGTAttcaataatgtattttttttgtaggtaCTAATAAAAGTAGCAGTTGCTATATATAATATGGGCAGAATTTGTGGACCATCAAAGCCATAGGTTGTTCTTCCCCCCAAACAATGTTGGAGCAATCAGTTGTAGATAACGTCTCTATACACTGTAAATGAAACATGTCCCTTCTCTGGAACTTGAGCACAAAGCGACCTCTATGAGGACACTGTTGTTGCTGTGAAGGTtaaagtggaaaatcttgagggTCCTGCAAAGAGCACTGAcctcctcaaccccactgaacacctctgggatgaactgaaacacagACCACCTGACATCACCGCCTGACCCATACTAATGCTTTAGTGGCGGAATTGATAAATCAATACCCTCTAAAATGTGGTAGAAGAAAGCCGTCGCAGGAGAGTGGGGATTATTATAAAAGCTAAAAGAAGGATGTGTCCACCAGTGGGGAGAACATCAACATCCACCAGGGACTCCTTACAGGTAGGCAAGCAAAAGATTTCAACATCAGGAAGAATAGAGAGGGATAAATGAGttgaaaagaatgaaaagaacacAATTGTGTTtggtacaaaaaataaataaattacagtcaacaaataaacagtaaatctaTAGGAACATTaagccatttttttgtttgctacaaaatttgttttaattgttagattttttgttttgttttgtttttaaggtTGTCGTGAGTGAGCTCCACCACGCTCTGCCCCCCAATCTGGATCTGGAACATCTGGATGAtgttacattaaataaaaaagaaagaaagaaagaaagaaaaaccctcGATAAAAATGAGCATATCAAAACCTCCcatgaataaaatacattcCTCACGTTAAAAGAGAATATTCCACAAGTCGttttatcagaaaaaaaaaaacaccggtCTGTCGAggcaattataaaaaaaaaaaaaatcacaataattcATGAAGAAATGATTTCCATCGTCTGCATGATTAAAGAGCAAGAGGAACGTCCTCGTGATAATAAACCCGAAATGAAAATACATTAAGTCCACTTAGAAATCGAATATATTGGTATTATTAATGAACCAGGGACATCACTGCTCACGGGATCGAGATGGAACAAAAGGCTCAGGACaccaggtttttgtttttttctcaagccagatgtggttcttccataaattgttaccacaaatttgaaagtctttggatgctggagcatgacattggaaacccaaacctgcaatgcacttgcacacaaagctccataaagatctgctttagagctcagacctcaaccagactgactgcaccccagacctcctcacctcaaggTCAAATTTAAAGAAGTTTAATTGCTTTTTCTTAATAAGGACACATGACCTTCGTTCCTAATCCTGGCAcaggataataaataataattctaataaaaaaatacatataaaaaatataataataaaatgtgtcagTTTTTTcattacaatacattaaacatctataaatattcaggatgcaaagaaaaaataaataaataaatcccaaaCTTCCCGGtattatagaataaaataaaatccgtaGCCAAGAACATGAGAAGGTGGAAAAACGACACTCAGTGTTCTGATTTGATCAAATCACTTTATTGTATCAGTGGTTAGaggtcataataataataataaaaagtctaGAGTCTATTCGAAGATCATTTGTTTTCTGTGCAGCTTTTCACcgacataaaatataataattaaaaacaaaaaaaaggaacaaatcaGCATTTCAACACGTTGGTCTCTTTgtaataaaggaataaaagaatGTGTCTGTAGTGTACCATAAAATGGAGAAGAAAAAGCGAAAGAATTTTGTGTTTAGCAAAAGTGcatcgtgtttttttttattttattttaatgcactcaaaaggaaacccgcCGACCAAAACCGATTATAAACCCACAGATAAAGAAGAGTTTACTGTACCGAAACTTACATTAAATCCAAAAGCGATGCTGACGAGACTTTCGTTCCAGTTACAAGACGTAAAAATGTTGTTCGCGCATATTCATAGCCGAAGACACCCGAAGAgtaaaaacagctttacacgtGCCACAGCAcaaaattcttctttttttttttttttttttttttttgcaggagtAATTAAAAAATTCTCATTGCGTAGGAAATCTGCTTTAAATCTTTtggctttgtttgtttgtttgtttgtttgtttgttttttcatcccCTCCAGGCTTCACACCATCTGAGCTGCCACGAGTACAAAACAATCTGATATTCACAAAGATTTACACAcgatttctattttaaaaaaccagtaagatgaaaaaaacaaaaaaacaaaaaaacacgcTGGGGCTCGACGTGTCCCGAAACActtggaggagaaaaaaaaaaagaaaaaaaaaaaaaaaaggaaacatccACCCAGTGTttgtaaataaatctaaataaaaaaatagtatatatagtatatgtataaaatCAATATAATTGGAGCTTCTTGTCCGTATTGAATGTAGTACAAGACTTAATGTAGTGCAGCAACTTATTTGAGTGTTTTAAGCTTTAAAAAGGACTGgattataaaactttttttttttcattttaaaaagcgTGCATTCCTGCATGGATTATTGTGCTtgcctttgtaaaaaaaaatacaaataaaataaaagaatgtaataaaaacaaaccaaaaaaaaaaaaacatttaaaaaaaaaggcacctaTTATGGTGGTCTTTCCCTGATTTAGAATTTGAGGAGATGatgcacacagagagagagagagagagagagagagagagagagagagagagaaagaaagaaagagagagaacaggacacagacacagagacgaAATGACAGTCACATGTGAGGAAGGAACAGCACAGGAGGAGGGCTGGAGGACATGATGGGGTCTGGAGGACATGATGGGGTCTGGGCCATCTCGGAGGTaagagcaaaaaataataaaaagtggtCACACGGATGTAGTCAATCGGTCCACAGTGTTATTGACCTCGTTTTTGTTGGAGTCCAGGCCTTTGGCGGCGTTCAGATCGTTGCGCAGGTTCTCCGCCGTCTTCTTCATGGTCCTCAGTTCTCCGGGGTGCGGCGTGGCCCGACGCAGCAACGTTCCCtaaagaagagaggaaaagacGTCAGGGAAACAAAATCAACGCTGGAGGGACCAAAGGAGTTGCTTTTAATGATGCCTGCAAACTATATCCAAATACGAGCTCacatacttattattattattattattatttctggaaAGCGTTTGACGCGTAACTCGTCCCACGCCGTGAATGAGGTCTCGCATCGATCAGCTTATTGATGAGATGTGTGCCATGTCCGATTTAAGATGTTCGGATGACAAGTCGCAGCACGGACATCACATCTCTATTCCTCACGGCTCATTCCAACACCGGCAGCGATCTAGACGTGCGGGTCGTCCAGACGATATACACTAATGCAGAAGGAGCAATCTGCATgctctttatttaaatataatctcTCTCTAGAAAATTTCTGCCACCACCGAGTTCAATTGCGTACGCGCATGTAGCTCCCCCTACTGACAGCCTTGTGCAGCTGCATGCTGGTTCACAGACGCCTACCGTTTACAATTAGCAAGTCAATCAATAGGTTCACAATGAGCTGAGCATTTACACATGCAAACATGCGCCACAATATTTGCACACCTTTAAGACAAGGAACAAAATAGAAATtttatcaacatttttttttccccataaccagaacaaaatgatcaaaaaaGCTATTCATAACAAGTAAGAACATCATGCAGATGACTCAAGGTCCAACAAGTCTCAGGCAGCtcatgcacatttttcactgccagAGGTATTGGATTTATCTGCTTTACATAATATACATGCTgcacatttatttgcatatttatcatTTGTCAATTAGCAATTTCTTCTATTTGCAGTTCTGCTAGatgattttgttgctgtgtgtctgtactacacaatgacaagaataagaaagaaagaaagaaagaaagaaagaaagaaagaaagaaagaaagaaagaaaagaaagaaagaaagaaagaaaaagaaagaaaaagaaagattttgagATTCTGACAACAGACCATTTTTCCTAAATATGCAAAAACTACATCCATCAGTAGCAGTTTCAGCAGTAGTATTAATAACATTATGAACATCAGTAATAGATTTTTGAGTAATTTCAGTTCAatatctctcactcacacacacacacacacacacacacacacacacacacacacacacacacagagacacacacagagcagcgCTCCACTTTCCTCTCACCTCTTTATCATCGTCGTCGTCATCATCGTCTAGGAAACGGATGGTGCTCATTCTGTTCATGGCTCTGTTGTCCCACGTGTCGTCGGCCACGTCGTTCACGAGGCTCTCCAAGGCGCCGCAACGTGCGAGGTTATCGgagccttcacacacacacaaaacacacaacataacgCAAGAACTCACCTTCCATGTATTCTACATCAAGTGAAGGTGAAACTAAAATACAAATGATCTCATCTGAAGGGTTTGTATGAGATGTTCAGCAAAGTAAAAATATCAGATCAGGGATTATAGTT harbors:
- the LOC124401058 gene encoding protein scribble homolog: MAQTPSCPPDPIMSSSPPPGHQAAKHFGSNANHVWGLPGLRWILGSEKFRGTLGLFPVNSSSPEKDAEEIQQHNPETFSSETGRTVQRLRQPCRNKKLQVCRAHYPAARPPGERGQEHPDPELLIKVSGLRDGLGISIAGGRGSLPFIQNDEGIFISRVSKGGPAEKAGVHIGDRVLEVNGQDMQGVSHHEAVSTLHQAGGCIEMKILRQRLEPAENRVSHEPEDSNAGLLIGYKENAINCSSLANRIEAVVCNGKGLSDLEQDRTAGSDTFKKKQSAGWDSRHDDTSNYSDSSLYLR